The Daucus carota subsp. sativus chromosome 2, DH1 v3.0, whole genome shotgun sequence genome includes a window with the following:
- the LOC108208965 gene encoding reticulon-like protein B1 yields MSDHEESMIEKISEKIKGDDSSSSSSDSSDSETETTTLKEKVFRIFGREKPVHKVLGGGKPADVFLWKNKKVSGAILGGATAIWFLFEVMEYYFLTLVSHALILSLAIMFLWSNATTFINKSPPKIPEVSIPEAPVKEIAAALRVEINRAFAVIRQIALGKDLKQFLSVVAGLWILSILGSCFNFLTLCYIGVVSLFTVPFLYDKYEDKIDPLAEKATIEIKKQYAVFDAKVLSKIPKGPLGKKKTH; encoded by the exons ATGTCGGATCACGAGGAATCGATGATTGAGAAGATTAGCGAGAAGATTAAAGGCGACGATTCGTCGTCGTCGTCGTCCGATTCGTCGGACTCGGAGACGGAAACGACGACGTTGAAGGAGAAGGTGTTTCGGATCTTTGGGCGCGAGAAGCCGGTGCACAAAGTTCTAGGCGGTGGTAAAC CTGCTGATGTGTTCCTCTGGAAGAACAAGAAGGTATCTGGAGCAATCCTGGGTGGGGCGACAGCAATTTGGTTTCTTTTTGAAGTGATGGAGTATTACTTTCTCACTCTTGTTTCTCATGCATTGATATTATCATTGGCCATAATGTTCTTGTGGTCCAATGCTACTACCTTTATCAACAA ATCTCCTCCTAAGATTCCAGAAGTTTCTATTCCTGAGGCGCCAGTTAAGGAAATTGCTGCCGCTTTAAGGGTTGAGATCAATAGGGCCTTTGCAGTCATAAGGCAGATCGCacttggaaaagatttgaagcAGTTTCTATCA GTGGTTGCTGGATTGTGGATCTTGTCAATTTTGGGAAGTTGCTTTAACTTCTTGACTTTGTGCTACATAG GGGTTGTGTCGCTCTTCACGGTGCCTTTTCTGTATGATAAATATGAGGACAAGATAGATCCTTTGGCTGAGAAAGCGACAATTGAGATCAAGAAGCAGTATGCAGTGTTTGATGCCAAGGTTCTGAGTAAGATCCCAAAAGGACCTCTTGGCAAGAAGAAAACACATTAG
- the LOC108208963 gene encoding peroxisomal ATPase PEX6 isoform X2, with the protein MEQKHILMSALGVGIGVGIGLASGHTVSKWTGGANSSSNAVTPQAMEQEMLNLIVDGRDSKVTFDEFPYYLSEQTRVLLTSAAFVYLKNFDFAKHTRNLAPASRTILLSGPAELYQQMLAKALAHYFGARLLLLDITDFSLKIQGKYGSADKEFSFKRSISETTLARMSGLFESFSTFQSREESPGTLRRQGSGDIGSSGSEGVPSSLRRNSSAAANLNSLGANTPLKRTSSLAFDDKLFIQTLYKVLVSMSKTSPMVLYLRDVDRLLWRSQRMYILFHKMLKKLTGSVLILGSRIAEPDDDNREVDERLTSVFPYTIEIKPPEDETRLVSWKSQLEKDMKMIQHQDTRNHVMEVLAANDLDCDDLASICLEDAEILSKYIEEIVVSAISYHLMNTKDPEYRIGKLVISSSSLSHGLSLFQEGKSVKKDSLKLASQSEVPKEGQGGASVGKKPDVKSESAVSGNRSVPETSAPTGKDGGATNPVTKASELPPPDNEFEKRIRPEVIPANEIGVTFADIGAMDEIKESLQELVMLPLRRPDLFTGGLLKPCRGILLFGPPGTGKTMLAKAIANEAGASFINVSMSTITSKWFGEDEKNVRALFTLAAKVSPTIIFVDEVDSMLGQRSRAGEHEAMRKIKNEFMTHWDGLLTKQSEKILVLAATNRPFDLDEAIIRRFERRILVGLPSAENREMILRTLLAKETVDKDLDTKELAMLTEGYTGSDLKNLCTTAAYRPVRELIQQERLKDLEKKQKVAEAKKLQNASFIEEKKEDKVISIRPLNMTDFREAKNQVAASFAAEGSIMNELKQWNDLYGEGGSRKKEQLSYFL; encoded by the exons ATGGAGCAGAAGCACATTTTGATGTCAGCTTTGGGAGTGGGAATAGGGGTAGGGATTGGATTGGCTTCAGGACATACTGTGAGCAAATGGACTGGTGGTGCTAATTCCTCTTCGAACGCCGTTACGCCCCAAGCCATGGAGCAGGAGATGCTCAATCTCATAGTTGATGGCAGAGATAGCAAAGTCACTTTCGATGAATTTCCCTATTATCTCAG TGAGCAGACAAGGGTCTTGCTAACAAGTGCCGCATTTGTTTATTTAAAGAATTTCGACTTTGCAAAGCACACAAGGAACCTTGCTCCAGCAAGTCGAACTATCTTGCTCTCAGGACCAGCAG AACTTTACCAACAAATGCTTGCAAAGGCGTTAGCCCATTATTTTGGAGCTAGGCTGCTGTTGTTAGACATAACTGACTTCTCGCTGAAG ATTCAAGGGAAGTATGGGTCTGCCGACAAAGAATTT tcTTTCAAAAGGTCTATTTCAGAAACAACTTTGGCCCGAATGTCTGGTCTCTTCGAATCTTTTTCCACCTTCCAATCACGAGAAGAATCCCCAG GCACATTACGTAGACAGGGCAGTGGTGATATTGGTTCAAG TGGATCAGAAGGAGTGCCTTCAAGCCTTCGTAGAAATTCATCTGCCGCAGCTAATTTAAATAGTCTTGGAGCAAATA CTCCTCTCAAGCGTACTAGTAGCCTAGCCTTTGATGATAAGCTTTTCATACAGACGCTATATAAG GTTCTTGTTTCAATGTCAAAAACCAGCCCCATGGTTCTTTATCTTAGGGATGTCGATAGGCTTCTATGGAGATCACAAAGGATGTATATCTTGTTCCATAAAATGTTAAAGAAACTAACTGGATCAGTGCTGATTTTGGGTTCGCGAATTGCGGAACCAGATGATGATAATAGAGAGGTAGATGAGAGGCTTACTTCTGTATTCCCGTACACCATAGAAATCAAACCACCTGAAGATGAGACTCGTCTTGTCAGCTGGAAGTCTCAGCTGGAGAAAGAtatgaagatgatccagcatcagGATACCAGAAACCACGTCATGGAAGTACTTGCAGCTAATGACCTTGATTGTGATGATCTAGCTTCAATCTGCTTGGAAGATGCAGAAATCCTTAGTAAATATATTGAAGAAATTGTGGTGTCTGCAATCTCGTATCATTTGATGAACACAAAGGATCCTGAATACAGGATTGGAAAGCTAGTCATCTCATCTTCAAG TTTGTCCCATGGACTGAGTCTATTCCAGGAAGGTAAATCTGTAAAAAAAGATTCCTTAAAGCTGGCAAGTCAATCCGAAGTCCCCAAG GAAGGACAAGGGGGAGCTTCTGTTGGTAAGAAGCCGGATGTGAAATCTGAAAGTGCAGTATCCGGAAACAGAAGCGTTCCAGAAACTTCAGCTCCAACTGGGAAGGATGGTGGTGCTACAAACCCAGTAACAAAGGCATCA GAGCTTCCTCCCCCTGACAATGAATTTGAGAAGAGGATAAGGCCAGAGGTTATACCAGCAAATGAGATTGGTGTGACGTTTGCTGACATTGGGGCCATGGACGAAATTAAGGAATCCCTTCAAGAACTTGTCATGCTACCTCTCCGAAGGCCAGATCTGTTCACAGGAGGCCTTTTAAAGCCATGCAGAGGAATACTGCTTTTTGGGCCTCCTGGTACTGGGAAAACGATGTTGGCCAAAGCTATTGCAAATGAGGCTGGAGCAAGTTTCATTAATGTCTCAATGTCCACCATCACTTCTAAATGGTTTGGTGAAGATGAGAAGAATGTCCGTGCTTTGTTCACTCTAGCGGCCAAGGTCTCACCAACTATCATTTTTGTAGATGAGGTTGACAGCATGCTTGGACAGCGGTCAAGAGCTGGGGAACATGAAGCTATGCGGAAGATAAAGAATGAGTTTATGACTCACTGGGATGGACTCCTTACAAAACAGAGCGAGAAGATCCTCGTTCTTGCTGCAACCAACAGACCATTTGACCTAGACGAAGCAATAATCAGACGTTTCGAGAGAAG GATACTGGTTGGTCTGCCTTCTGCGGAAAACAGAGAAATGATACTGAGAACACTGCTAGCGAAAGAAACTGTTGATAAGGATCTAGATACGAAAGAACTTGCTATGCTGACAGAAGGCTACACTGGAAGTGATCTAAAG AACCTGTGCACCACTGCTGCTTATCGGCCAGTTAGGGAATTGATACAACAAGAAAGGCTGAAGGATCTG GAGAAGAAACAAAAAGTGGCAGAAGCGAAGAAGCTTCAAAATGCTTCATTCatagaagaaaagaaagaggaCAAAGTCATCAGTATAAGACCACTGAACATGACGGACTTCAGGGAAGCAAAAAATCAG GTTGCGGCAAGCTTTGCAGCTGAAGGTTCTATAATGAATGAACTGAAGCAATGGAATGACTTGTATGGAGAAGGAGGTTCACGGAAAAAGGAGCAGCTATCATACTTCCTTTGA
- the LOC108208963 gene encoding peroxisomal ATPase PEX6 isoform X1 produces MEQKHILMSALGVGIGVGIGLASGHTVSKWTGGANSSSNAVTPQAMEQEMLNLIVDGRDSKVTFDEFPYYLSEQTRVLLTSAAFVYLKNFDFAKHTRNLAPASRTILLSGPAELYQQMLAKALAHYFGARLLLLDITDFSLKIQGKYGSADKEFSFKRSISETTLARMSGLFESFSTFQSREESPGTLRRQGSGDIGSSGSEGVPSSLRRNSSAAANLNSLGANSSSPNPAPLKRTSSLAFDDKLFIQTLYKVLVSMSKTSPMVLYLRDVDRLLWRSQRMYILFHKMLKKLTGSVLILGSRIAEPDDDNREVDERLTSVFPYTIEIKPPEDETRLVSWKSQLEKDMKMIQHQDTRNHVMEVLAANDLDCDDLASICLEDAEILSKYIEEIVVSAISYHLMNTKDPEYRIGKLVISSSSLSHGLSLFQEGKSVKKDSLKLASQSEVPKEGQGGASVGKKPDVKSESAVSGNRSVPETSAPTGKDGGATNPVTKASELPPPDNEFEKRIRPEVIPANEIGVTFADIGAMDEIKESLQELVMLPLRRPDLFTGGLLKPCRGILLFGPPGTGKTMLAKAIANEAGASFINVSMSTITSKWFGEDEKNVRALFTLAAKVSPTIIFVDEVDSMLGQRSRAGEHEAMRKIKNEFMTHWDGLLTKQSEKILVLAATNRPFDLDEAIIRRFERRILVGLPSAENREMILRTLLAKETVDKDLDTKELAMLTEGYTGSDLKNLCTTAAYRPVRELIQQERLKDLEKKQKVAEAKKLQNASFIEEKKEDKVISIRPLNMTDFREAKNQVAASFAAEGSIMNELKQWNDLYGEGGSRKKEQLSYFL; encoded by the exons ATGGAGCAGAAGCACATTTTGATGTCAGCTTTGGGAGTGGGAATAGGGGTAGGGATTGGATTGGCTTCAGGACATACTGTGAGCAAATGGACTGGTGGTGCTAATTCCTCTTCGAACGCCGTTACGCCCCAAGCCATGGAGCAGGAGATGCTCAATCTCATAGTTGATGGCAGAGATAGCAAAGTCACTTTCGATGAATTTCCCTATTATCTCAG TGAGCAGACAAGGGTCTTGCTAACAAGTGCCGCATTTGTTTATTTAAAGAATTTCGACTTTGCAAAGCACACAAGGAACCTTGCTCCAGCAAGTCGAACTATCTTGCTCTCAGGACCAGCAG AACTTTACCAACAAATGCTTGCAAAGGCGTTAGCCCATTATTTTGGAGCTAGGCTGCTGTTGTTAGACATAACTGACTTCTCGCTGAAG ATTCAAGGGAAGTATGGGTCTGCCGACAAAGAATTT tcTTTCAAAAGGTCTATTTCAGAAACAACTTTGGCCCGAATGTCTGGTCTCTTCGAATCTTTTTCCACCTTCCAATCACGAGAAGAATCCCCAG GCACATTACGTAGACAGGGCAGTGGTGATATTGGTTCAAG TGGATCAGAAGGAGTGCCTTCAAGCCTTCGTAGAAATTCATCTGCCGCAGCTAATTTAAATAGTCTTGGAGCAAATAGTAGTTCTCCAAATCCAG CTCCTCTCAAGCGTACTAGTAGCCTAGCCTTTGATGATAAGCTTTTCATACAGACGCTATATAAG GTTCTTGTTTCAATGTCAAAAACCAGCCCCATGGTTCTTTATCTTAGGGATGTCGATAGGCTTCTATGGAGATCACAAAGGATGTATATCTTGTTCCATAAAATGTTAAAGAAACTAACTGGATCAGTGCTGATTTTGGGTTCGCGAATTGCGGAACCAGATGATGATAATAGAGAGGTAGATGAGAGGCTTACTTCTGTATTCCCGTACACCATAGAAATCAAACCACCTGAAGATGAGACTCGTCTTGTCAGCTGGAAGTCTCAGCTGGAGAAAGAtatgaagatgatccagcatcagGATACCAGAAACCACGTCATGGAAGTACTTGCAGCTAATGACCTTGATTGTGATGATCTAGCTTCAATCTGCTTGGAAGATGCAGAAATCCTTAGTAAATATATTGAAGAAATTGTGGTGTCTGCAATCTCGTATCATTTGATGAACACAAAGGATCCTGAATACAGGATTGGAAAGCTAGTCATCTCATCTTCAAG TTTGTCCCATGGACTGAGTCTATTCCAGGAAGGTAAATCTGTAAAAAAAGATTCCTTAAAGCTGGCAAGTCAATCCGAAGTCCCCAAG GAAGGACAAGGGGGAGCTTCTGTTGGTAAGAAGCCGGATGTGAAATCTGAAAGTGCAGTATCCGGAAACAGAAGCGTTCCAGAAACTTCAGCTCCAACTGGGAAGGATGGTGGTGCTACAAACCCAGTAACAAAGGCATCA GAGCTTCCTCCCCCTGACAATGAATTTGAGAAGAGGATAAGGCCAGAGGTTATACCAGCAAATGAGATTGGTGTGACGTTTGCTGACATTGGGGCCATGGACGAAATTAAGGAATCCCTTCAAGAACTTGTCATGCTACCTCTCCGAAGGCCAGATCTGTTCACAGGAGGCCTTTTAAAGCCATGCAGAGGAATACTGCTTTTTGGGCCTCCTGGTACTGGGAAAACGATGTTGGCCAAAGCTATTGCAAATGAGGCTGGAGCAAGTTTCATTAATGTCTCAATGTCCACCATCACTTCTAAATGGTTTGGTGAAGATGAGAAGAATGTCCGTGCTTTGTTCACTCTAGCGGCCAAGGTCTCACCAACTATCATTTTTGTAGATGAGGTTGACAGCATGCTTGGACAGCGGTCAAGAGCTGGGGAACATGAAGCTATGCGGAAGATAAAGAATGAGTTTATGACTCACTGGGATGGACTCCTTACAAAACAGAGCGAGAAGATCCTCGTTCTTGCTGCAACCAACAGACCATTTGACCTAGACGAAGCAATAATCAGACGTTTCGAGAGAAG GATACTGGTTGGTCTGCCTTCTGCGGAAAACAGAGAAATGATACTGAGAACACTGCTAGCGAAAGAAACTGTTGATAAGGATCTAGATACGAAAGAACTTGCTATGCTGACAGAAGGCTACACTGGAAGTGATCTAAAG AACCTGTGCACCACTGCTGCTTATCGGCCAGTTAGGGAATTGATACAACAAGAAAGGCTGAAGGATCTG GAGAAGAAACAAAAAGTGGCAGAAGCGAAGAAGCTTCAAAATGCTTCATTCatagaagaaaagaaagaggaCAAAGTCATCAGTATAAGACCACTGAACATGACGGACTTCAGGGAAGCAAAAAATCAG GTTGCGGCAAGCTTTGCAGCTGAAGGTTCTATAATGAATGAACTGAAGCAATGGAATGACTTGTATGGAGAAGGAGGTTCACGGAAAAAGGAGCAGCTATCATACTTCCTTTGA
- the LOC108208963 gene encoding uncharacterized protein LOC108208963 isoform X3, protein MLAKALAHYFGARLLLLDITDFSLKIQGKYGSADKEFSFKRSISETTLARMSGLFESFSTFQSREESPGTLRRQGSGDIGSSGSEGVPSSLRRNSSAAANLNSLGANSSSPNPAPLKRTSSLAFDDKLFIQTLYKVLVSMSKTSPMVLYLRDVDRLLWRSQRMYILFHKMLKKLTGSVLILGSRIAEPDDDNREVDERLTSVFPYTIEIKPPEDETRLVSWKSQLEKDMKMIQHQDTRNHVMEVLAANDLDCDDLASICLEDAEILSKYIEEIVVSAISYHLMNTKDPEYRIGKLVISSSSLSHGLSLFQEGKSVKKDSLKLASQSEVPKEGQGGASVGKKPDVKSESAVSGNRSVPETSAPTGKDGGATNPVTKASELPPPDNEFEKRIRPEVIPANEIGVTFADIGAMDEIKESLQELVMLPLRRPDLFTGGLLKPCRGILLFGPPGTGKTMLAKAIANEAGASFINVSMSTITSKWFGEDEKNVRALFTLAAKVSPTIIFVDEVDSMLGQRSRAGEHEAMRKIKNEFMTHWDGLLTKQSEKILVLAATNRPFDLDEAIIRRFERRILVGLPSAENREMILRTLLAKETVDKDLDTKELAMLTEGYTGSDLKNLCTTAAYRPVRELIQQERLKDLEKKQKVAEAKKLQNASFIEEKKEDKVISIRPLNMTDFREAKNQVAASFAAEGSIMNELKQWNDLYGEGGSRKKEQLSYFL, encoded by the exons ATGCTTGCAAAGGCGTTAGCCCATTATTTTGGAGCTAGGCTGCTGTTGTTAGACATAACTGACTTCTCGCTGAAG ATTCAAGGGAAGTATGGGTCTGCCGACAAAGAATTT tcTTTCAAAAGGTCTATTTCAGAAACAACTTTGGCCCGAATGTCTGGTCTCTTCGAATCTTTTTCCACCTTCCAATCACGAGAAGAATCCCCAG GCACATTACGTAGACAGGGCAGTGGTGATATTGGTTCAAG TGGATCAGAAGGAGTGCCTTCAAGCCTTCGTAGAAATTCATCTGCCGCAGCTAATTTAAATAGTCTTGGAGCAAATAGTAGTTCTCCAAATCCAG CTCCTCTCAAGCGTACTAGTAGCCTAGCCTTTGATGATAAGCTTTTCATACAGACGCTATATAAG GTTCTTGTTTCAATGTCAAAAACCAGCCCCATGGTTCTTTATCTTAGGGATGTCGATAGGCTTCTATGGAGATCACAAAGGATGTATATCTTGTTCCATAAAATGTTAAAGAAACTAACTGGATCAGTGCTGATTTTGGGTTCGCGAATTGCGGAACCAGATGATGATAATAGAGAGGTAGATGAGAGGCTTACTTCTGTATTCCCGTACACCATAGAAATCAAACCACCTGAAGATGAGACTCGTCTTGTCAGCTGGAAGTCTCAGCTGGAGAAAGAtatgaagatgatccagcatcagGATACCAGAAACCACGTCATGGAAGTACTTGCAGCTAATGACCTTGATTGTGATGATCTAGCTTCAATCTGCTTGGAAGATGCAGAAATCCTTAGTAAATATATTGAAGAAATTGTGGTGTCTGCAATCTCGTATCATTTGATGAACACAAAGGATCCTGAATACAGGATTGGAAAGCTAGTCATCTCATCTTCAAG TTTGTCCCATGGACTGAGTCTATTCCAGGAAGGTAAATCTGTAAAAAAAGATTCCTTAAAGCTGGCAAGTCAATCCGAAGTCCCCAAG GAAGGACAAGGGGGAGCTTCTGTTGGTAAGAAGCCGGATGTGAAATCTGAAAGTGCAGTATCCGGAAACAGAAGCGTTCCAGAAACTTCAGCTCCAACTGGGAAGGATGGTGGTGCTACAAACCCAGTAACAAAGGCATCA GAGCTTCCTCCCCCTGACAATGAATTTGAGAAGAGGATAAGGCCAGAGGTTATACCAGCAAATGAGATTGGTGTGACGTTTGCTGACATTGGGGCCATGGACGAAATTAAGGAATCCCTTCAAGAACTTGTCATGCTACCTCTCCGAAGGCCAGATCTGTTCACAGGAGGCCTTTTAAAGCCATGCAGAGGAATACTGCTTTTTGGGCCTCCTGGTACTGGGAAAACGATGTTGGCCAAAGCTATTGCAAATGAGGCTGGAGCAAGTTTCATTAATGTCTCAATGTCCACCATCACTTCTAAATGGTTTGGTGAAGATGAGAAGAATGTCCGTGCTTTGTTCACTCTAGCGGCCAAGGTCTCACCAACTATCATTTTTGTAGATGAGGTTGACAGCATGCTTGGACAGCGGTCAAGAGCTGGGGAACATGAAGCTATGCGGAAGATAAAGAATGAGTTTATGACTCACTGGGATGGACTCCTTACAAAACAGAGCGAGAAGATCCTCGTTCTTGCTGCAACCAACAGACCATTTGACCTAGACGAAGCAATAATCAGACGTTTCGAGAGAAG GATACTGGTTGGTCTGCCTTCTGCGGAAAACAGAGAAATGATACTGAGAACACTGCTAGCGAAAGAAACTGTTGATAAGGATCTAGATACGAAAGAACTTGCTATGCTGACAGAAGGCTACACTGGAAGTGATCTAAAG AACCTGTGCACCACTGCTGCTTATCGGCCAGTTAGGGAATTGATACAACAAGAAAGGCTGAAGGATCTG GAGAAGAAACAAAAAGTGGCAGAAGCGAAGAAGCTTCAAAATGCTTCATTCatagaagaaaagaaagaggaCAAAGTCATCAGTATAAGACCACTGAACATGACGGACTTCAGGGAAGCAAAAAATCAG GTTGCGGCAAGCTTTGCAGCTGAAGGTTCTATAATGAATGAACTGAAGCAATGGAATGACTTGTATGGAGAAGGAGGTTCACGGAAAAAGGAGCAGCTATCATACTTCCTTTGA